In the genome of Pelodiscus sinensis isolate JC-2024 chromosome 15, ASM4963464v1, whole genome shotgun sequence, one region contains:
- the NEFH gene encoding neurofilament heavy polypeptide: MLSYSAEALLGASALRKERAPRSAASSGFHSQAGSWLRSAAGSPLRRGYSAGLGSRAESLESLEAEPRTRSEREVLQALNERFAGYIDRVRQLEARNRQLEEEAAALRRQQEGRAALGELCERELGELRAGALRLGSERGQLQLELERLEEDTQHLRQRLEDEARQRQETEAAARALGRYAEEASRAKGELEKKAQALQDEALFLRRAHEEELSELLLQIQGSPASPEFRQAKPDVTAALREIRAQLEGHTAQNVLQSEEWFRVRLDKLSEAAAVNTDAIRSAQEEISEYRRQLHAKLTEWEALQGTKESLERQRADTEDRHHATILSYQETIQQLDNELRNTKWEMAAQLREYQDLLNVKMALDIEIAAYRKLLEGEECRIGFGIGPFPFPEPPPKPPSIPTRVKVKREEKGQVVEKSDKETVIVEKQTEEIQVTEEVTEEEEAEKREEADGEEEKAKSPEKERAASPEKEEAKSPEEAKSPGKDEAKRPDREPAPPKETKAAVKEERPAEGGERAPGKPQVETEESKKEEGPKKETPAKEPHKPEPKAEEEKAATPEPPAPEKEPAKPAPKPAKEQGEEEAAKQKPELKPQVKEGKAKEPEKPKPEEKEEPKKETAEPHVEETPKAEAKPKEAPKAAKPEPKETPKAEEPKEAPKAAKPEPKETPKAETPKEAPKAAKPEPKETPKAETPKEAPKAAKPEPKETPKAEEPKEVPKAAKPEPKETPKAETPKEAPKAAKPEPKETPKAETPKEAPKAAKPEPKETPKAETPKEAPKAAKPEPKETPKAETPKEAPKAAKPEPKETPKAETPKEPPKAAKPEPKETPKAETPKEAPKAAKPEPKDTKETPKAEEPKEAPKAAKPEPKDTKETPKAETPKEAPKAAKPEPKETPKAEEPKEAPKAAKPEPKDTKETPKAETPKEAPKAAKPEPKETPKAEEPKEAPKAAKPEPKDTKETPKAETPKEAPKAAKPEPKETPKAEEPKEAPKAAKPEPKETPKAETPKEAPKAAQTKAEKVEKSSGTDSKEGKPAEKAAAAGKPEK, translated from the exons ATGCTGAGCTACAGCGCCGAGGCGCTCCTGGGCGCCAGCGCCCTGCGCAAGGAGCGCGCCCCGCGCTCGGCCGCCTCCAGCGGCTTCCACTCGCAGGCCGGCTCCTGGCTGCGCTCGGCCGCCGGCTCCCCGCTGCGGCGCGGCTACAGCGCGGGGCTGGGCTCGCGGGCCGAGAGCCTGGAGTCGCTGGAGGCCGAGCCGCGGACGCGCTCGGAGCGCGAGGTGCTGCAGGCGCTCAACGAGCGCTTCGCCGGCTACATCGACCGGGTGCGGCAGCTGGAGGCGCGCAAccggcagctggaggaggaggcggcggcgctgCGGCGGCAGCAGGAGGGGCGCGCCGCGCTGGGCGAGCTCTGCGAGCGGGAGCTGGGCGAGCTGCGCGCCGGGGCGCTGCGCCTGGGCAGCGAGCGCGggcagctgcagctggagctggagcggCTGGAGGAGGACACCCAGCACCTGCGGCAGCGGCTGGAGGACGAGGCGCGGCAGCGGCAGGAGACCGAGGCGGCCGCCCGCGCCCTGGGCCGCTACGCGGAGGAGGCGAGCCGGGCCAAGGGCGAGCTGGAGAAGAAGGCGCAGGCGCTGCAGGACGAGGCGCTCTTCCTCCGCCGAGCGCACGAGGAGGAGCTGAGCgagctgctgctgcagatccAGGGCAGCCCGGCCTCGCCCGAGTTCCGCCAGGCCAAGCCCGACGTCACAGCGGCCCTCAGGGAGATCCGAGCCCAGCTGGAGGGGCACACGGCGCAGAACGTGCTGCAGTCCGAGGAGTGGTTCCGAG TGAGGCTGGACAAGCTGTCCGAAGCGGCCGCGGTGAACACGGACGCCATCCGCTCGGCCCAGGAGGAGATCTCGGAATACCGCCGGCAGCTCCATGCCAAGCTCACAGAGtgggaagccctgcaggggaCCAAGGAGTCCTTGGAGAGGCAGAGAGCAGACACAGAAGACCGTCATCATGCTACCATCTTGTCCTATCAG GAAACCATCCAGCAGCTGGACAACGAGCTGAGGAACACCAAGTGGGAGATGGCAGCCCAGCTCCGGGAGTACCAGGACCTGCTGAACGTCAAGATGGCCCTGGACATCGAAATTGCTGCTTACAG AAAGCTGCTGGAAGGCGAGGAGTGCCGCATCGGGTTTGGAATcggccctttccccttccccgaGCCTCCCCCGAAGCCCCCCAGCATTCCCACCCGTGTAAAGGTGAAACGTGAGGAGAAAGGCCAAGTGGTGGAGAAGTCCGATAAGGAAACCGTGATTGTGGAGAAGCAGACAGAGGAAATCCAGGTGACTGAAGAGGTAACTGAGGAAGAGGAGGCCGAGAAGAGAGAGGAAGCGGACGGGGAGGAAGAAAAGGCCAAGTCCCCAGAAAAGGAGAGGGCAGCGtctccagagaaggaggaagCCAAATCTCCAGAGGAGGCCAAGTCTCCTGGGAAGGATGAGGCCAAGCGACCAGACAGAGAACCTGCCCCCCCAAAAGAAACCAAGGCAGCTGTAAAAGAAGAGCGACCCgcagagggtggggagagagccCCAGGCAAACCACAAGTGGAGACAGAAGAAAGCAAGAAAGAGGAGGGGCCGAAAAAGGAAACCCCAGCCAAGGAGCCCCACAAACCAGAGCCAAAGGCAGAAGAGGAGAAAGCTGCCacgcctgagccccctgcccccgagAAGGAGCCTGCCAAACCAGCCCCCAAGCCTGCcaaagagcagggggaggaggaagctgccaAGCAGAAGCCTGAGCTGAAGCCTCAGGTAAAGGAAGGCAAAGCCAAGGAGCCTGagaagccaaagcctgaggaAAAGGAAGAACCTAAAAAGGAGACGGCTGAGCCCCACGTGGAGGAGACACCCAAAGCCGAAGCTAAACCCAAAGAGGCGCCCAAGGCTGCCAAGCCAGAGCCCAAGGAGACCCCCAAGGCGGAAGAACCCAAAGAGGCGCCCAAGGCTGCCAAGCCAGAGCCCAAGGAGACCCCCAAGGCGGAGACACCCAAAGAGGCGCCCAAGGCTGCCAAGCCAGAGCCCAAGGAGACCCCCAAGGCGGAGACACCCAAAGAGGCGCCCAAGGCTGCCAAGCCAGAGCCCAAGGAGACCCCCAAGGCGGAAGAACCCAAAGAGGTGCCCAAGGCTGCCAAGCCAGAGCCCAAGGAGACCCCCAAGGCGGAGACACCCAAAGAGGCGCCCAAGGCTGCCAAGCCAGAGCCCAAGGAGACCCCCAAGGCGGAGACACCCAAAGAGGCACCCAAGGCTGCCAAGCCAGAGCCCAAGGAGACCCCCAAGGCGGAGACACCCAAAGAGGCGCCCAAGGCTGCCAAGCCAGAGCCCAAGGAGACCCCCAAGGCGGAGACACCCAAAGAGGCGCCCAAGGCTGCCAAGCCAGAGCCCAAGGAGACCCCCAAGGCGGAGACACCCAAAGAGCCGCCCAAGGCTGCCAAGCCAGAGCCCAAGGAGACCCCCAAGGCGGAGACACCCAAAGAGGCGCCCAAGGCTGCCAAGCCAGAGCCCAAGGACACCAAGGAGACCCCCAAGGCGGAAGAACCCAAAGAGGCGCCCAAGGCTGCCAAGCCAGAGCCCAAAGACACCAAGGAGACCCCCAAGGCGGAGACACCCAAAGAGGCACCCAAGGCTGCCAAGCCAGAGCCCAAGGAGACCCCCAAGGCGGAAGAACCCAAAGAGGCGCCCAAGGCTGCCAAGCCAGAGCCCAAAGACACCAAGGAGACCCCCAAGGCGGAGACACCCAAAGAGGCACCCAAGGCTGCCAAGCCAGAGCCCAAGGAGACCCCCAAGGCGGAAGAACCCAAAGAGGCGCCCAAGGCTGCCAAGCCAGAGCCCAAAGACACCAAGGAGACCCCCAAGGCGGAGACACCCAAAGAGGCACCCAAGGCTGCCAAGCCAGAGCCCAAGGAGACCCCCAAGGCGGAAGAACCCAAAGAGGCGCCCAAGGCTGCCAAGCCAGAGCCCAAGGAGACCCCCAAGGCGGAGACACCCAAAGAGGCGCCCAAGGCTGCTCAGACCAAGGCAGAGAAGGTGGAGAAGTCCTCCGGCACAGACTCGAAAGAGGGCAAACCTGCGGAGAAGGCTGCTGCGGCAGGCAAACCCGAGAAGTGA